Part of the Nitrospirota bacterium genome, TCCCCTTCGGGAAGCACCGGCTGTACGTAAAGGTGAGCCCGAAGAAGAGCGTCGAGGGGTTCCTGGGCGCGCTGGCCGCAGCGGCGGGGATGGCGCTCATCTGCAGGTCCTGGTTCATGCCGTCCCTCGGCGTCACGGAGGCGGTCGGCATTGCCCTGGCGCTTGCCGCAATCGGCACCGCCGGGGACCTGGTGGAATCGCTCATCAAGCGCGCGGCCGGGGTCAAGGATTCGGGAAGCATTATTCCCGGCCATGGCGGCATCCTGGACCGCATGGACAGCATGCTGTTCGCCGCGCCGGTGCTGTACTATTATTTGAAGATGAGATGAAGCATTTGGAAGAGGGGAGCCGCGAGGCAGAATACGGAAGAACGGTCTTTGCGCTGTTGTCCGTAACCTGTCTCCCGGCTGCCAACTCCTGACTCCTCACTATGGTCAAGCAGATCTCCATCCTCGGTTCCACCGGGTCCATCGGGCAATCCACGCTCTCGGTCGTCGAAAAGTTCCCCGACCGGTACCGCGTTGTCGCTCTTGCGGCGGGGAACAACATCGAGATGCTCGAGCGTCAGGTCCGCCGCTTCCGGCCGGAGAGCGTCGCGGTCGCAAGCGCCGAAGCGGCAGGGATGCTGCGACAGCGCTGCTCGGACGTGAAGGTCCGTATCTTTTCCGGGGTCGAAGGCATGATCCAGGTCGCGGCTGCCGAGGCCGCGGACATCACGGTCTCGGCCATCGTCGGCACGGCCGGGCTGGTGCCGACCATGGCGGCGATCCGTGCGGGGAAAACGATCGCGCTCGCGAACAAGGAAGTGCTGGTCACGGCGGGCGAACTGGTCATGGCCGAGTGCCGGTCCCGGGGCGTGGCGCTCCTTCCCGTGGACAGCGAGCACAGCGCGATCTTCCAGTGCCTGCGGGCCGGCGCGAACCAGGACGTCAGGAACCTCATCCTGACCGCGTCGGGCGGCCCCTTCAGGAACTTTACGAAAAAGGACCTGGCCGGCGTGACCCTGGCGCAGGCCCTCAAGCACCCCAACTGGAGCATGGGCAGGAAGATCACCATCGATTCTGCAACCATGATGAACAAGGGCCTTGAGGTTATAGAGGCAAAGTGGCTATTCGCTATGCCGCCCGAGAATATATCCGTACATATCCATCCCCAGAGCATAATCCATTCCATGGTGGAGTACATCGACGGCTGCGTCATGGCCCAGCTTGGCGTTCCCGACATGAAGGCA contains:
- the dxr gene encoding 1-deoxy-D-xylulose-5-phosphate reductoisomerase yields the protein MVKQISILGSTGSIGQSTLSVVEKFPDRYRVVALAAGNNIEMLERQVRRFRPESVAVASAEAAGMLRQRCSDVKVRIFSGVEGMIQVAAAEAADITVSAIVGTAGLVPTMAAIRAGKTIALANKEVLVTAGELVMAECRSRGVALLPVDSEHSAIFQCLRAGANQDVRNLILTASGGPFRNFTKKDLAGVTLAQALKHPNWSMGRKITIDSATMMNKGLEVIEAKWLFAMPPENISVHIHPQSIIHSMVEYIDGCVMAQLGVPDMKA